One Spinacia oleracea cultivar Varoflay chromosome 4, BTI_SOV_V1, whole genome shotgun sequence DNA segment encodes these proteins:
- the LOC110792967 gene encoding uncharacterized protein At4g26485-like, with the protein MCEILSNLWRWLCLMPKNETPTSDDDDPNYKTFPHVKKQIESDSIDISDHHVEPISFSSGSTNTEDNIHTSTSHIVVDLSSGCAEDAKTTNAKGKEQPVIDIDCGYQELIPEVVFEEIVTPLISVRRIGPYTSAQRILLVGEGDFSFSASLAVAFGASAANITATSLNTKKYLIKNYGQFFTNKAELETRCSTVLHGVDVTKMLRHPVLGSMVFDRIIFNFPHALNCVATYTKPLPHQKLIREFLLNAKEMIGEGGEIHITSKSNGVYLEWDIPKIGSVIGIKLIQQVKFKRSKYPGYSPKYACDDEDFDCNPSKTYKFGKVTLFR; encoded by the exons ATGTGTGAAATCTTGTCAAACTTATGGAGGTGGTTATGTCTAATGCCAAAAAATGAAACACCAACATCAGATGATGATGACCCCAATTACAAAACATTTCCTCATGTCAAGAAGCAAATAGAAAGCGACTCCATCGACATATCGGATCATCATGTTGAGCCCATCTCATTCTCATCGGGTTCGACCAATACCGAAGATAATATCCACACTTCAACCTCTCACATTGTCGTTGATTTGAGTAGTGGGTGTGCTGAAGATGCTAAGACGACAAATGCTAAAGGAAAAGAACAACCAGTCATAGATATCGATTGTGGTTACCAAGAACTGATACCAGAAGTAGTCTTTGAAGAAATCGTTACTCCTTTGATTAGTGTTAGGAGAATAGGGCCATACACCAGCGCTCAAAGGATACTGCTCGTAGGCGAAGGCGATTTCTCTTTCTCCGCTTCTTTGGCCGTCGCATTTGGTGCTTCTGCTGCCAACATTACCGCCACTTCTCTCAACACCAAGA aatatttaataaaaaactACGGCCAATTCTTCACCAACAAGGCTGAGCTCGAGACTCGATGTAGCACGGTGCTTCATGGTGTTGACGTTACGAAAATGTTGAGACATCCTGTCCTAGGAAGCATGGTGTTCGATCGTATCATTTTCAATTTTCCACATGCTTTGAATTGTGTTGCAACTTATACTAAACCGCT TCCACATCAAAAGCTGATCAGAGAATTTTTACTAAACGCAAAGGAGATGATCGGAGAAGGCGGTGAAATACACATCACCTCCAAGTCAAATGGTGTTTATCTTGAGTGGGATATACCAAAGATAGGAAGTGTTATCGGGATAAAGCTAATTCAACAAGTTAAGTTTAAACGTAGCAAGTATCCTGGATATAGCCCTAAGTATGCTTGCGACGATGAAGATTTCGACTGTAATCCCAGCAAAACATACAAGTTTGGCAAGGTTACGTTGTTTAGATGA